From a single Stomoxys calcitrans chromosome 4, idStoCalc2.1, whole genome shotgun sequence genomic region:
- the LOC106087402 gene encoding aminoacylase-1 isoform X1, producing MPANWEDNEEIQYFREYLRIPTVHPNPDYKPCVAFLKKQAAALDMPVRLFYPVNEDNPIVVMTLTGTDPSLPCILLNSHMDVVPVFAENWKHKPFGAEMDEEGKIYARGAQDMKCVGMQYLGALRALKKKGVQFRRTIHVTFVADEEMGGGRGMRPFVETADFKELKIGFSLDEGLASPTEEFPVFYAERSVWRLYFNANGNAGHGSLLHKNTAGEKITYILHKMMSMREQQVRRLENNPELTIGDVTTINLTQIRGGVQSNVVPPTMVLGFDVRLALDVDHSEFEAQLHKWCEEAGGDIHLTYDQKQPRVTPTATDNTNPYWVAFKEATDSLSLKLKPQIFTGGTDSRYIRRVGIPAIGFSPMNNTPVLLHDHDEFIAADIYLRGIEIYEKIITNLANC from the exons ATGCCTGCCAATTGGGAAGACAATGAggaaattcaatattttcgtGAATATCTTCGAATACCTACTGTTCACCCCAATCCGGATTATA AGCCATGTGTTGCCTTTTTGAAAAAGCAAGCCGCAGCTTTGGATATGCCAGTGCGCCTTTTCTATCCCGTTAACGAAGATAATCCCATAGTGGTAATGACATTGACTGGCACTGATCCCAGTTTGCCTTGTATTCTTCTCAACTCCCATATGGATGTGGTACCTGTGTTTGCAGAGAATTGGAAACATAAGCCATTCGGTGCGGAAATGGATGAGGAGGGAAAAATATATGCACGTGGAGCACAAGATATGAAATGTGTGGGAATGCAGTATTTGGGTGCCTTGAGGGCTCTCAAGAAGAAGGGTGTTCAATTTCGTAGAACCATACATGTGACGTTTGTGGCAG ATGAAGAAATGGGTGGTGGCAGAGGTATGAGACCTTTTGTAGAAACTGCCGATTTCAAGGAACTGAAAATTGGATTCTCTTTGGATGAAGGTTTGGCCTCTCCCACTGAAGAATTTCCTGTCTTCTATGCAGAACGTAGTGTATGGC GTTTGTATTTCAATGCCAATGGTAATGCAGGTCATGGCTCACTACTTCACAAAAATACTGCAGGCGAAAAGATCACCTACATACTGCACAAAATGATGTCTATGCGTGAACAACAGGTGAGGCGTTTGGAAAATAATCCCGAATTGACCATAGGTGATGTGACCACAataaatttgacccaaatacgTGGAGGTGTCCAAAGTAATGTGGTACCACCCACAATGGTTCTGGGATTTGATGTGCGTTTGGCCTTGGATGTGGATCACAGTGAATTTGAGGCTCAG CTCCATAAATGGTGTGAAGAAGCTGGGGGCGACATACATTTGACTTATGATCAAAAACAACCCCGTGTGACTCCAACTGCAACTGATAATACAAATCCCTATTGGGTAGCCTTTAAAGAGGCTACAGATTCATT GAGCCTTAAACTCAAACCTCAAATCTTCACTGGTGGCACTGACAGTCGTTATATCCGCCGTGTTGGCATACCTGCTATAGGTTTCTCCCCCATGAATAATACCCCCGTTCTGTTGCATGACCATGATGAGTTTATAGCTGCCGATATTTATTTACGTGGCATTGAAATTTATGAAAAGATTATTACAAATCTTGCCAATTGCTGA
- the LOC106087406 gene encoding uncharacterized protein LOC106087406, with translation MPSTLFLILGSAIVLSHCQMSSAQGQGGWGGNGANSWSSSSSSGQPGQPGRSEVSYGYGGVDANGVPYGGYGGNGGYNINVSDEQGRTHTYSGGPGAPGGYPGAPGGAPGQPGYPSTFSYASTNNQGRGYGNSSSSSFASASSSAWNTFYVIALFTLYAMIKF, from the exons ATGCCATCGACGCTGTTCTTGATATTGGGAAGCGCTATTGTATTAAGTCACTGCCAAATGAGTTCAG CACAAGGTCAAGGAGGTTGGGGTGGCAATGGAGCCAATTCGTGGTCTTCATCCAGTTCAAGTGGCCAACCAGGACAACCGGGTCGCAGTGAGGTTAGCTATGGCTATGGTGGTGTAGATGCCAATGGTGTACCCTATGGCGGTTATGGTGGCAATGGTGGCTATAACATCAATGTAAGCGATGAACAAGGACGCACTCACACCTACAGCGGAGGTCCTGGAGCTCCAGGTGGCTATCCTGGAGCTCCCGGTGGAGCTCCGGGACAACCTGGTTACCCCAGCACATTTAGTTATGCCAGTACGAATAATCAAGGACGTGGTTATGGCAATTCTTCATCCTCTTCATTTGCTTCGGCTTCCTCGTCCGCTTGGAATACCTTTTATGTGATAGCCTTATTCACTTTGTATGCtatgattaaattttaa
- the LOC106087402 gene encoding aminoacylase-1 isoform X2, whose protein sequence is MYTKPCVAFLKKQAAALDMPVRLFYPVNEDNPIVVMTLTGTDPSLPCILLNSHMDVVPVFAENWKHKPFGAEMDEEGKIYARGAQDMKCVGMQYLGALRALKKKGVQFRRTIHVTFVADEEMGGGRGMRPFVETADFKELKIGFSLDEGLASPTEEFPVFYAERSVWRLYFNANGNAGHGSLLHKNTAGEKITYILHKMMSMREQQVRRLENNPELTIGDVTTINLTQIRGGVQSNVVPPTMVLGFDVRLALDVDHSEFEAQLHKWCEEAGGDIHLTYDQKQPRVTPTATDNTNPYWVAFKEATDSLSLKLKPQIFTGGTDSRYIRRVGIPAIGFSPMNNTPVLLHDHDEFIAADIYLRGIEIYEKIITNLANC, encoded by the exons AGCCATGTGTTGCCTTTTTGAAAAAGCAAGCCGCAGCTTTGGATATGCCAGTGCGCCTTTTCTATCCCGTTAACGAAGATAATCCCATAGTGGTAATGACATTGACTGGCACTGATCCCAGTTTGCCTTGTATTCTTCTCAACTCCCATATGGATGTGGTACCTGTGTTTGCAGAGAATTGGAAACATAAGCCATTCGGTGCGGAAATGGATGAGGAGGGAAAAATATATGCACGTGGAGCACAAGATATGAAATGTGTGGGAATGCAGTATTTGGGTGCCTTGAGGGCTCTCAAGAAGAAGGGTGTTCAATTTCGTAGAACCATACATGTGACGTTTGTGGCAG ATGAAGAAATGGGTGGTGGCAGAGGTATGAGACCTTTTGTAGAAACTGCCGATTTCAAGGAACTGAAAATTGGATTCTCTTTGGATGAAGGTTTGGCCTCTCCCACTGAAGAATTTCCTGTCTTCTATGCAGAACGTAGTGTATGGC GTTTGTATTTCAATGCCAATGGTAATGCAGGTCATGGCTCACTACTTCACAAAAATACTGCAGGCGAAAAGATCACCTACATACTGCACAAAATGATGTCTATGCGTGAACAACAGGTGAGGCGTTTGGAAAATAATCCCGAATTGACCATAGGTGATGTGACCACAataaatttgacccaaatacgTGGAGGTGTCCAAAGTAATGTGGTACCACCCACAATGGTTCTGGGATTTGATGTGCGTTTGGCCTTGGATGTGGATCACAGTGAATTTGAGGCTCAG CTCCATAAATGGTGTGAAGAAGCTGGGGGCGACATACATTTGACTTATGATCAAAAACAACCCCGTGTGACTCCAACTGCAACTGATAATACAAATCCCTATTGGGTAGCCTTTAAAGAGGCTACAGATTCATT GAGCCTTAAACTCAAACCTCAAATCTTCACTGGTGGCACTGACAGTCGTTATATCCGCCGTGTTGGCATACCTGCTATAGGTTTCTCCCCCATGAATAATACCCCCGTTCTGTTGCATGACCATGATGAGTTTATAGCTGCCGATATTTATTTACGTGGCATTGAAATTTATGAAAAGATTATTACAAATCTTGCCAATTGCTGA
- the LOC106087407 gene encoding general odorant-binding protein 28a-like, with protein MKIIAILLFCVTAVLAAEQLKPNEWCSGAYLREAIRKCGAEYGATQADADDYIQHRPAANDKMKCYRACLFNECRAFNMDGSFVANAPQTTAFLASRINPSHWEPAEKAAKICIAKTPYGTDRCETVEQFSLCLTEKSPVKLSYEDNFIEKNR; from the exons atgaaaatcattGCCATCTTATTATTTTGTGTCACAGCGGTTTTGGCTGCAGAGCAACTGAAACCG aatGAATGGTGCAGTGGTGCCTATTTAAGGGAAGCCATACGGAAATGTGGTGCAGAATATGGAGCCACACAAG ctGATGCCGATGATTATATACAACATCGTCCTGCAGCCAATGATAAAATGAAATGCTATCGTGCTTGTCTTTTCAATGAATGTAGAGCg TTTAATATGGATGGCAGCTTTGTGGCCAATGCTCCTCAAACTACAGCATTTTTGGCATCTCGTATTAACCCCTCACACTGGGAACCTGCTGAAAAAGCAGCCAAAATTTGTATTGCCAAAACTCCATACGGAACAGACAG atGTGAAACCGTTGAGCAATTTTCACTTTGTCTGACAGAAAAATCTCCAGTAAAACTATCTTATGAAG